The window CCCCGGCGTCGGCCGCGGCGGGGCCGTTTGCGACGACCGAGCGCGTGCGCAGGAGGCCTTGGTCGTCACGAACGTCTCCGGCGTGGTGGCCGGGGTCAGCCGAGCAGCAGCACGAGCGCCGTCATGGTCGCCGCGGCCACCGTGAGCGCGGCGAGGGCGTACCCGACGACGAGGCCGGCGCGGGCGTAGCCGCGGCCGGGTTCGCCGGTGGCGGCCACTTCGCGCAGCGCGAGGTGGCCGAAGACGATCCCGAGCGGCGCCAGCACGAACGCGAAGACCAGCGCGAGGAGGGCCTTGGCGTTGACCGCGGCCGCGACCGCCGATGCGGGGGCGGATGCCACGGGGTAGGAGCCCGCGGCATCGGCGGCACTGCGGTTCGGCAGTGCCGGGCGCTCCGGTACGGCCGACTGGGCCTTCGCCGCGGCCTCGCCTGCTGCGGATCCGACGGCGATCGCCTCCGCCCGCTGCGGGCCGACCGGGGCGAAATCAGCGCGATGCATCGTGTGGGCGGCGGCGGCGTCCAATGCGTCACCGGGCGCGGAGGCGTCGGTGACCCACCAGGGCTGCGGTTCGGCAGCAGTGACGCTCAGCGCAGCCGCGGCGGCGCGGGCGGCCGCCAGTTCGGCGGTCGACACGGTGGCGTCGGCCGCGGCGTCTTCCACTCCGGCCGGGGTCCACGGGACGCGATCGGCTGCGGCATCCGTCACCAGGCGGACGGCCTCCGTCATGGGACGGCCCGCCTCCGTCAACGGACGGCCCGCATCCGTCACCAGGCGGCCGATGGCTGTCACGGGACGGACGGCGCCCGGCGCCGCATCGGCGCTCTGGCCCCGCGCGGACCCAGCGGCGACCGCCGCGCGCCAGGCGGCGGCATCGGCGGAGTACGCCAGCGGATGCGCCCCGGAATCGCGGCGCCTGCCAGCGATCAGGTCGGTGAGCCCGGCCACCTGCGGTGGCGATCCGGGGGTGCGCGGGGGTCGGCGGGTGGCTGCGACGATGCCGGCCCACTCGATGAGAGCCGGATACGCCTGCGGATGCTCGGCGATCTGCTCGGCGTAGTCCGGGTACGCCGCCGCGATCGCGGCGAGATCGTGCGCAGTCGTCTCCGCCCGATGCAACGCCGTCCAGGCGTCGGCTGAGTCCCACCCGGCGGCGGGCGGCACGGTGACGGCGGTCATCGGGTACCTCCTGGCATCTAGTGCACCATTGCACGCGCAGCCAGGCGATGGGGAGATCTCCCCATCGCGGCAGCGACGTCAAGCGTCAGAGGTCGCGGGCGAAGGCCTGCACACCGTCGTGCGAGGGCACCCGCTCGAACCCGAGACGGTCGTAGAACGCCAGCGCGCCGGCATTGTCCTCCGATGCGACCAGGTGCAACCCGGTGACGCCCCGCGCACGCAGCGCCTCGACGAGCGTGTCGATGAGCCGGCGCCCCCAGCCCTGCCCCTGCAGTTCGGGCAGCAGGTCGATGTGCAGGTGCGCCGGATGCGTGTCGCCGTAGGGCTCCGCGCCGGGGCCGCGACCGTACGCGTAGATCAGCGTGCCGTCCTGCCTGCTGCGCTCGATGTCGGGCTTCGGCCAGCGCTGCGCGAAGCGCGGCCACCACTCGGTCGCGAACCACTCCTCGAAAGCCCGGGTATCGGGCACTCCCACGACATAGCCGGCCACGCGGCCGTCGTCGGTCTCCACGACGAACGCGAGGTCCGGATGCCGGGCCACATACGGCAGCACGAACACCTCGGCCCAGAGGTCGTCGTCGGCGAAGACGCCGGTGGCATCCGTGCCCGCATCCGCCGTCAGCAGGCACACGCGGGCGACGTCGGTTTCGTCGCCGGGGCGGTAGGGACGGATGTGAGTCATCCCGCCATCCTGGCAGCATCGGCGTCGACACCGACGATGCGGACGTCGGATGCCGCGACGCGCAGCCGCACCGGTCGCCCGGGAGCCAGCCCCAAGGCGGCGACGTCGTCCACCGAGACGTCGGCGGCCACCGCAGGCTCGGCGGTGTGCACGCGCACGCCGGCTGGTGTCTGCTCCAGGCGGACGACCCGTGCGAGCCACTGTCCGTCGACCGGCCTCGTTGTCTCCGCAGCGCGGAGGGCGCCGGTCCAGGTCGGATCGGCGACGGCGTCGACGGCTACCGCACCGGGGCGGAACAGAGCGGCCGCGGGGCCGTCGGTTGGCGCGCGGCCGATGGGTGTTCTCGCGCCGACGACGCCGGCCGGCAGTCGCAACCCGCCCGCCGACCAGGCGCCATCACGGGTCTCCCCGAGCACCCGGTTGAGGCCCGCGATCGCCGCACCGAACCCGGTGGTCGGCGCATGCAGCACCTCGCGCACCGGCCCCTGCTGAGTCACCCGCCCGTCCTCGAGCAGCACCAGCTGCTGGGCGGCGGCCGCGGCATCCACCGCGTCATGCGTCACGAGCACCGTGGTGGTGTGCACCGCGGCGAGCTGCTCGGCGAGCATGGTGCGGATGCCGGCGGCGGTCTCGGGGTCCAGCGCCGTCAGGGGCTCGTCCAGCAGCAGCACGTCGGGGGCCGCCGCGAGCGCGCGCGCCAGGGCGACCCGCTGCTGCTGGCCGCCGGACAGTTCCCGCGGCGCGTGGTCGCCTGCACCGGGCAGGCCCACCCGCCACAGCCACTCGTCCGCCTCCGCTGCGGCCTGCCCGCGCGGAACACCCCGGGCACGCAACCCGAAGGCGACGTTGTCGCGGGCGCTCAGGTGCGGGAACAGCCGTGGGTCTTGCCCGAGCAGCACGATGCCGCGCCGGTGCGGGGCCACGTGCACGCCGTGGCCGGACACCTCGCGGTCGCCGACCCGGATCGTGCCCGCCGAGGGCCGCACGAAACCGGCGAGCGCATCCAGCAGCGTGGATTTGCCGGCGCCGCTGGGCCCCATCACGGCGACCGTCTGCCCCGGCGCCGCCTCGATCGCCGCCTGCAGCCGGAAACCACGGCGGACCACGTCGATGTCGATGTGCAGGGCCGTGCTCACCGCAGAGCTCCCGGTCGCCAGGCGCGCACCAGCAGCAGCACCGTGACGGCGGTCACCAGCAGCAGCAGTGACAGCGCCACCGCCGTGCCCTGCGAGACTCCGGCACCGTTGAACGCGGTGTAGATGGCCAGCGGCATCGTCTGGGTGACGCCCGGAGCGTTGCCGGCGAACAGCGCGGTCGCCCCGAACTCCCCCACGGCGCGCGCGAAGCACAGGATGGTCCCGGCGACCAGGCCCGGCGCGGCCAGCGGCAGCGTCACCCGCCACAGCGTCGTCCAGTGTCCGGCACCGAGCCCGGCGGCGGTCTGTTCGTAGCCCACGCCGGTGGAGCGGAGCGTCCCCTCCAGCGCCAGCACCAGGAACGGCAGCGCGACGAAGGTCTGCGCCAGCACGACCGCGGTCGTGGTGAACGGAATCTGCACGCCCCACTGTGCTAGCGCCTGCCCCAGCCAGCCGTTGCGCCCGAACAGGAACAGCAGCGCGACACCGCCGACCATCGGCGGCAGCACGAGGGGCACCGTCACCAGCGCCCGCAGCACCGCGGCGGTGCGTGCGCCGGCGCGGGCGATCACGAGAGCCAGCGGCACGCCCAGCACGAGGCACACCGCGGTGGCCGCGAGCCCCGTCCGCAGCGACAGTCCCAGTGCCGCGAGTGCCGCCGGCGCGGTGACATCCGCCCACAGCGTCGACCATTCCACCCGCCCGATGAGCGCCGCCAGCGGCACCACCAGCAGCGCGAGGCCGACGACCGCGGGGATCGCGAGCACCGGCGGCATGAACCCACGCATGGCGCGGGCGGGCCGGACCCGGCGGGTGGTGCCTGCCGGCCGGGTGCTGCGGGCAGTCGGCCCGCTCACGGCGCCCCGAACCCGAGGCCGGCGAGCACGCCCTGCCCGTCGGGGCTGCGGACGAACGCGACGAACGCCGCGGCCGCGCGGGGGTTGGCGGATTCGGCGAGCGCGACGATCGGGTAGCGGTTCACGATGTCGGCGGCACCGGCGACGGGGATCGTGTCGACCGCGGCGCGCGCGGCATCCGTCACATACACCAGCCCCGCGTCGGCCTCGCCGGTCGCGACCTTCGTCAGCACGGCGGTGACGTTCTGCTCGTGGCTGTCGATGCTCGCCGTCACGCCCGCCGCGTCGAGCAGGGCTCCGGATGCCGCACCGCACGGCACCGCGGCGGCGCAGGCGACGACGATGAGGTCGGGGTCGGCGAGGTCGGCGAGGTCCTGCACGCCGCCGGGGTTGCCGGGCGGGACAACCAGGGCGAGGGTGTTGGTGGCGAACGCGGCGGGGTCGGTGGCCAGACCGGCATCCACCACCGTCTGCATCGTGGCCTGATCGGCGGCGGCGAACACGTCGACGGCGGCACCCTCGACGATCTGCGTCGCGAGGGTGGGAGAGCCGTCATAGGCGATGGGGAGCACCTCCAGTGACGGATGCCGCGCCTCGAACGCCGTCGCGAGGTCGTCGAACGCGGCCTGCAGCGACGCCGCGGCGGCGATGGACAGTTCGCCGGTCAGTTCCGGGCCGGGGTCGGCCGCGGGCGCGGCGGGAGCGTTCGGGTCTTCGTCGGGGCCGGCGGCGGTGCCGGGGGCGGTCGCGCTGGCGGCGCAGCCGGCCCCCGTCAGCGCGATGGCCGCGAGCGCGGCGGCGACGGCGTGACGCGCGCGCACGTCAGGCCTTCGGGGTTTCGACGATGACGTTGGTGGCCTTCACGACCGCGACGGCGAGGGAGCCGGGTTCCAACGCCAGTTCGCGCACGGCCTCGGCCGACAGCAGCGACACGACGCGGTGGGGCCCGGCCTGGATGTCGACCTGCGCCATGACGCCGTCGATCTGCACGCGCGTGACGAGTCCGACGAACCGGTTGCGGGCACTGGAGAGCACGTCGGTGGGGTCGGCCGTGCTGCGCGCGAGTTCGGTCGCGTGCGCGGCGAGCGCATCGCCGGGGATGCGCGCCGGGCTCTCCCCGGTCGTCGGCAAGGTGCCCTGGTCGACGAGGCGGCGCACGGTGTCGTCGCTGACGCCGAGCAGGCGCGCGGCCTCGGAAATGCGGAAGCTGTCCACGCCCCGACGCTAGCACCGCAGCCGCGGAGGTTCGAGCCCGATTTTCCCGCACCCGCGGCACCCGTCGTCCCCTCCCCGGCGCCCCTGCTCCCCTGTCACAAACGGGCGCTCCCGGCGACCATTCGTGACAGGGGCGCGCCACGCGGGCGCGGATGCCGCGGGCGTACGCTGGCTGCATGCCGCTGCCGCCATTGGTCGAGCCCGTCGCCGCGCTCTCGGACGCCGAGACCGCGCGCACGGCACGGCACCGCACGCTCGCCGGGCTCGGGGACATCGGCCAGCGTCGCCTCGCCGCCGCGCACGTCGCCGTCGTCGGTGCGGGAGGGCTCGGTTCCCCCGTCGTCCTCGCGCTCGCCGGTGCCGGCATCGGCTCGATCACGGTCATCGACGACGACGAGGTCGAGCACTCCAACCTGCACCGGCAGGTCATGCACCGCCACGCCGACGTCGGCTCCCCGAAGGTCGACTCGGCCACCCGCGTCACCGCCGACCTCTCCCCCGAGACGGTCGTGCACGCGGTGCGCGAGCGCCTCACCCCCGACAACGCCGACCGGCTGCTGGCCGGCGCCCACGTCGTGATCGACGGCACCGACACGTTCGAGACCCGTTCCGCCGTCGCCGACGCCTGCGAACGGCTCGGGACGCCGCTGGTGTGGGGCGTGCTGCAGGAGTTCCACGCGCAGGTCACGGTCTTCTGGTCCACCCCGCCCGCGGGCCACCCGGCGGTGCGGCTGGCTGACCTGTACCCGCCCGACAGCGTCGGCGAGGTCCCCACCTGCGCACAGGTCGGCGTGCTCGGGGCGCTGTGCCTCCAGGTGGGCGGCATCATGGCGATCGAAGCACTCAAGCTCCTCGCCGGCATCGGCGAGCCGCTGCTGGGCCGCGTCCTCGTGATCGACGCCCTCCGCTCCCGCCAGCTCGAGGTGCCGCTGCGGCCCACGACCGCCACCGAAACCCCCACGACCAAGACCCCCAGCGCCGTCCCCATGCTCACGGCCGAGCAGACCCGTGCGGCGCAGGATGCCGGGGCGACGCTGCTCGACGTGCGCGAACCGTTCGAGACGGCCACCGGCGTGATCCCCGGCTCCCTCCTCATCCCGCTGGACGCCCTCCTCGCCAACCCCGCGCACGCGCTCCCCGACCCCACGGCGCGCGTCATCGTCGTGTGCGCCGTCGGCTTCCGCGCACAGCGCGCGGCCGCCGCCCTGCGCCTGGCCGGGATCGACGCGTCGGTACTCGCGGGCGGCCTGGCCGAGTGGCGCTTCGAGACGGTCCCCGCGTGAGCGAACTGCAGTCGGTCGAGCAGCACCTCGCCGGCATCCTGACCGTCACACCGCTGCTCGAGAACGAACATAGCGACCTCACCGATGCCGCCGGCCGCACCCTGCGGCATCCGGTGCGCGCCGCCGTGGACATCCCGGTGTTCGACAACTCCGCGATGGACGGGTTCGCGGTGCGCTTCGCCGATGTCGCGGATGCCGCGCCCGACCGCGCCGTCACCCTGCGAGTCGTCGCCGATCTGCCCGCCGGCACTCCCGACGACCCGCCGCTGGCCGCCGGTGAGGCCGCACGCATCATGACCGGCGCCCCGGTGCCGACCGACGCCGACACGATCGTGCCGTTCGAGGACACCGCGGGCGGCCTCGCCGACTCCCTCGGCTCCGTGACCGTCACCCACGCGCCCCGCGCACCGGGGGCGCACCTGCGCCGCGCCGGCGGAGACGCCCGCCGCGGCGACGAGGTGCTGCCCGCCGGGATCGTCCTGGGTGCCCTGCAGGTGTCAGCGGCCGCCGCCGCCGGCGTCGCCACCGTGGTCGTCTCACGCCGCCCGCGGGTCGCGGTCGTCTCGACAGGATCCGAGCTGGTGGCACCGGGGCAGCCGCTGCGCCGCGGACAGATCCCGGAGTCCAACAGCCTGCTCCTGGCCGCCCTCGCCGC is drawn from Microbacterium sp. zg-B96 and contains these coding sequences:
- a CDS encoding DUF4190 domain-containing protein codes for the protein MTAVTVPPAAGWDSADAWTALHRAETTAHDLAAIAAAYPDYAEQIAEHPQAYPALIEWAGIVAATRRPPRTPGSPPQVAGLTDLIAGRRRDSGAHPLAYSADAAAWRAAVAAGSARGQSADAAPGAVRPVTAIGRLVTDAGRPLTEAGRPMTEAVRLVTDAAADRVPWTPAGVEDAAADATVSTAELAAARAAAAALSVTAAEPQPWWVTDASAPGDALDAAAAHTMHRADFAPVGPQRAEAIAVGSAAGEAAAKAQSAVPERPALPNRSAADAAGSYPVASAPASAVAAAVNAKALLALVFAFVLAPLGIVFGHLALREVAATGEPGRGYARAGLVVGYALAALTVAAATMTALVLLLG
- a CDS encoding N-acetyltransferase, whose product is MTHIRPYRPGDETDVARVCLLTADAGTDATGVFADDDLWAEVFVLPYVARHPDLAFVVETDDGRVAGYVVGVPDTRAFEEWFATEWWPRFAQRWPKPDIERSRQDGTLIYAYGRGPGAEPYGDTHPAHLHIDLLPELQGQGWGRRLIDTLVEALRARGVTGLHLVASEDNAGALAFYDRLGFERVPSHDGVQAFARDL
- a CDS encoding ATP-binding cassette domain-containing protein: MSTALHIDIDVVRRGFRLQAAIEAAPGQTVAVMGPSGAGKSTLLDALAGFVRPSAGTIRVGDREVSGHGVHVAPHRRGIVLLGQDPRLFPHLSARDNVAFGLRARGVPRGQAAAEADEWLWRVGLPGAGDHAPRELSGGQQQRVALARALAAAPDVLLLDEPLTALDPETAAGIRTMLAEQLAAVHTTTVLVTHDAVDAAAAAQQLVLLEDGRVTQQGPVREVLHAPTTGFGAAIAGLNRVLGETRDGAWSAGGLRLPAGVVGARTPIGRAPTDGPAAALFRPGAVAVDAVADPTWTGALRAAETTRPVDGQWLARVVRLEQTPAGVRVHTAEPAVAADVSVDDVAALGLAPGRPVRLRVAASDVRIVGVDADAARMAG
- a CDS encoding ABC transporter permease, producing MRGFMPPVLAIPAVVGLALLVVPLAALIGRVEWSTLWADVTAPAALAALGLSLRTGLAATAVCLVLGVPLALVIARAGARTAAVLRALVTVPLVLPPMVGGVALLFLFGRNGWLGQALAQWGVQIPFTTTAVVLAQTFVALPFLVLALEGTLRSTGVGYEQTAAGLGAGHWTTLWRVTLPLAAPGLVAGTILCFARAVGEFGATALFAGNAPGVTQTMPLAIYTAFNGAGVSQGTAVALSLLLLVTAVTVLLLVRAWRPGALR
- the modA gene encoding molybdate ABC transporter substrate-binding protein — translated: MRARHAVAAALAAIALTGAGCAASATAPGTAAGPDEDPNAPAAPAADPGPELTGELSIAAAASLQAAFDDLATAFEARHPSLEVLPIAYDGSPTLATQIVEGAAVDVFAAADQATMQTVVDAGLATDPAAFATNTLALVVPPGNPGGVQDLADLADPDLIVVACAAAVPCGAASGALLDAAGVTASIDSHEQNVTAVLTKVATGEADAGLVYVTDAARAAVDTIPVAGAADIVNRYPIVALAESANPRAAAAFVAFVRSPDGQGVLAGLGFGAP
- a CDS encoding TOBE domain-containing protein, with the translated sequence MDSFRISEAARLLGVSDDTVRRLVDQGTLPTTGESPARIPGDALAAHATELARSTADPTDVLSSARNRFVGLVTRVQIDGVMAQVDIQAGPHRVVSLLSAEAVRELALEPGSLAVAVVKATNVIVETPKA
- a CDS encoding ThiF family adenylyltransferase, with translation MPLPPLVEPVAALSDAETARTARHRTLAGLGDIGQRRLAAAHVAVVGAGGLGSPVVLALAGAGIGSITVIDDDEVEHSNLHRQVMHRHADVGSPKVDSATRVTADLSPETVVHAVRERLTPDNADRLLAGAHVVIDGTDTFETRSAVADACERLGTPLVWGVLQEFHAQVTVFWSTPPAGHPAVRLADLYPPDSVGEVPTCAQVGVLGALCLQVGGIMAIEALKLLAGIGEPLLGRVLVIDALRSRQLEVPLRPTTATETPTTKTPSAVPMLTAEQTRAAQDAGATLLDVREPFETATGVIPGSLLIPLDALLANPAHALPDPTARVIVVCAVGFRAQRAAAALRLAGIDASVLAGGLAEWRFETVPA
- the glp gene encoding gephyrin-like molybdotransferase Glp; amino-acid sequence: MSELQSVEQHLAGILTVTPLLENEHSDLTDAAGRTLRHPVRAAVDIPVFDNSAMDGFAVRFADVADAAPDRAVTLRVVADLPAGTPDDPPLAAGEAARIMTGAPVPTDADTIVPFEDTAGGLADSLGSVTVTHAPRAPGAHLRRAGGDARRGDEVLPAGIVLGALQVSAAAAAGVATVVVSRRPRVAVVSTGSELVAPGQPLRRGQIPESNSLLLAALAAEAGAMVVARTSVDDDGEDFRRVLDRVTRGPDAADVVVFSGGVSAGAYEVVKNELAGTMTFTKVAMQPGKPQGFGRMPHGPLLFGLPGNPVSSAVSFEMFVRPALLALQGRTDRHRPLLRLPAAVGWRTPQGRRQYLPAVIDRTDPARWTVRPATAGGSGSHLAGGLGRAEAYAIVAAAVDAVAPGDPVDVMLVS